Proteins found in one Candidatus Woesearchaeota archaeon genomic segment:
- a CDS encoding amino acid racemase — translation MKQRILGVIGGLGPETGCTFCLNVNRKFKLFTKRQPHIVLDNLPISQKAEERLIKGGPSQEHLDLLLESVHRPNRLDVDFIVIPCNTVHIFIDELREKSRAPILSIVEETTKKCREMKRTKVGILGSTKTIQSGLHATELKKGGIESITPNEIDQRFVSECILRIINNKIREDDKEKMRTIIEKLENRGAEGILLGCTELPRLISNQDAHIPIINTIQILEDASIVQLI, via the coding sequence ATGAAACAAAGAATCTTAGGAGTTATTGGAGGACTCGGGCCTGAAACAGGATGTACGTTTTGCCTTAATGTAAATAGGAAGTTCAAACTCTTTACAAAAAGACAGCCACACATTGTACTCGATAATCTACCAATTTCTCAGAAAGCAGAAGAACGCCTGATTAAGGGAGGCCCATCTCAAGAACACTTAGATTTGTTGCTGGAGTCAGTACACCGCCCGAATAGGTTAGATGTAGATTTTATTGTTATTCCCTGCAATACAGTTCATATCTTTATTGATGAACTGAGAGAAAAATCAAGGGCGCCGATTTTGAGCATTGTAGAAGAAACAACAAAAAAGTGCAGAGAAATGAAACGTACAAAAGTAGGGATTCTTGGCTCTACTAAAACAATTCAATCTGGACTTCATGCCACTGAACTCAAAAAAGGAGGTATTGAGTCAATAACTCCAAACGAAATTGATCAGCGGTTTGTAAGTGAATGTATTCTAAGAATAATCAATAATAAAATTAGAGAGGATGATAAGGAAAAAATGAGAACGATTATAGAAAAACTTGAGAACAGGGGAGCCGAAGGAATACTTTTAGGATGTACGGAGTTGCCCCGATTGATATCAAATCAAGACGCACACATACCAATAATAAATACGATACAGATATTAGAAGATGCTTCTATAGTTCAGTTAATTTAA
- a CDS encoding Lrp/AsnC family transcriptional regulator encodes MKNITEKLVTLFKEGNCTPQIARMAKKLKEPSTTLHYNIKKLETEGAIKTYKAVFDYKKIDEGFCVFVLISLSPDEYGNPEHIGKELAKHPQIESVDICTGNWEMILKVRVKDQDAYYNLVKNVISRKGINKIVSLTSLKQLKTEFVLV; translated from the coding sequence ATGAAGAACATAACTGAAAAACTGGTTACCTTGTTCAAAGAAGGCAATTGTACTCCTCAGATAGCTCGCATGGCTAAAAAACTCAAAGAGCCATCAACAACGCTCCATTACAACATCAAGAAGTTAGAAACCGAAGGAGCTATTAAAACCTATAAGGCAGTATTTGACTACAAAAAAATCGACGAAGGATTCTGTGTTTTTGTACTGATTAGTCTCTCACCAGACGAGTACGGAAACCCAGAACATATTGGAAAAGAATTAGCAAAACATCCACAAATAGAGAGTGTTGATATCTGCACCGGTAATTGGGAGATGATTCTCAAAGTGCGAGTTAAAGATCAAGACGCATACTATAATCTAGTAAAAAATGTCATCTCGAGAAAGGGAATTAACAAAATCGTATCATTAACCTCACTTAAACAATTGAAAACTGAATTTGTACTCGTGTGA
- a CDS encoding replication factor C small subunit: protein MDETYAIWTEKYRPGTFDEIHGQQEIVSKIRLLVEQKNLPHLLFAGPPGVGKTTLSLVIARKMFGEEWRNNFLELNASDERGIDVVRHKVKDFARTKAIGDVPFKIIYLDECDALTREAQQALRRTMENYTQTTRFILSCNYSSKIIEPVQSRCAVFRFKPLKPEDIKEIIIGIAAREKLTVTPEASTAIVTVAEGDVRRVANILQSCAAMGEKIDEDMVYSIASYAKPAQLKEVLEHALAGKFVEARKQLLKVMLDYGLSGLDIVKQIQKEILALPVDDRKKMQLIAECGEAEFRISEGSDDVIQLEALLAKVALAGDMMDKKI from the coding sequence ATGGATGAGACCTATGCTATTTGGACTGAGAAATATCGCCCGGGTACGTTTGATGAAATTCATGGCCAGCAGGAGATTGTTTCTAAAATACGGCTGCTGGTCGAGCAGAAAAACCTTCCGCACCTGCTCTTTGCTGGGCCGCCCGGCGTCGGAAAAACGACACTATCGCTTGTCATAGCAAGAAAGATGTTTGGTGAGGAATGGCGAAATAATTTTCTCGAGCTGAACGCAAGCGACGAGCGCGGCATAGACGTCGTGCGGCACAAGGTCAAGGATTTTGCGCGCACAAAAGCGATTGGTGATGTGCCATTCAAGATTATTTATCTCGACGAATGCGACGCCCTGACACGGGAGGCACAGCAGGCACTGCGTAGAACCATGGAAAATTATACGCAGACAACGCGGTTTATTCTCAGCTGTAATTACTCGTCAAAAATTATTGAGCCCGTGCAAAGCCGATGTGCAGTATTCAGGTTCAAGCCGCTCAAGCCAGAGGATATCAAAGAGATTATCATCGGCATTGCAGCGCGCGAGAAACTCACGGTCACCCCTGAAGCAAGCACAGCTATTGTAACAGTTGCTGAAGGGGATGTCCGGCGGGTTGCGAATATTCTCCAAAGCTGCGCCGCCATGGGCGAAAAAATTGATGAGGACATGGTGTATTCTATTGCCTCGTACGCAAAGCCGGCGCAGCTAAAAGAAGTGCTCGAACACGCACTTGCCGGAAAATTTGTTGAAGCTCGGAAACAACTGCTTAAGGTGATGCTTGATTATGGATTAAGCGGGCTGGATATTGTGAAGCAGATACAAAAAGAAATTCTTGCCTTACCAGTCGATGACCGGAAAAAAATGCAACTCATTGCCGAATGCGGCGAAGCGGAGTTCCGCATCAGCGAAGGAAGCGATGATGTGATTCAGCTCGAAGCCCTGTTGGCGAAGGTTGCGCTGGCGGGAGATATGATGGATAAGAAGATATAA
- a CDS encoding PRC-barrel domain-containing protein, protein MADDDKSLSKQIIGKTVVSKTGKRFGEVGDVIFETKTGELIHIVLTGPTPYSQKLELEKDKDGNVLIPYSAVIAVGDFMVIAEEDVV, encoded by the coding sequence ATGGCGGACGATGACAAAAGCCTTTCAAAACAGATTATCGGAAAAACAGTTGTTTCTAAGACCGGCAAGCGATTTGGTGAAGTAGGAGACGTTATTTTTGAAACCAAAACCGGTGAGCTTATCCATATTGTGCTGACGGGCCCAACGCCCTACTCGCAGAAGCTCGAGCTGGAAAAAGACAAAGACGGCAACGTCCTGATTCCTTACAGCGCAGTCATTGCGGTGGGAGACTTCATGGTCATTGCTGAAGAAGACGTCGTATAA
- a CDS encoding tyrosine--tRNA ligase — protein MSIEERFGLIKEVGEEILTEEELRELLVQNKHPVAYDGFEPSGTMHIAQGLLRAINVNKMLSAGCTFTMWVADWFAWANNKLGGDLDKIHVCGEYMIEVWKACGMDTGKVKFVWVSEKVNDPEYWKIVMEVARHSTVQRILRCSQIMGRSEKDVLQASQILYPCMQCADVMYLDVDICQLGMDQRKVNVLARELGPKLGFKKPVVVSHHMLMGLGQPPKSDLDSIERATELKMSKSKPHTAIFMTDTPDMVREKIMKAYCPVGVTFENPLMEYAKYIIFPKQNTLSLTRPAKFGGDITLPTYAELEQLYAAGKLHPMDLKTAVAEALVNLLAPVQKHFASGKPQKLLEQIRSFDITR, from the coding sequence ATGAGCATCGAGGAACGTTTTGGCCTCATCAAAGAGGTTGGCGAGGAAATTCTGACTGAAGAAGAGCTGCGCGAGCTGCTGGTACAGAATAAGCACCCGGTGGCATACGATGGCTTTGAGCCCAGCGGCACCATGCACATTGCCCAAGGCCTGCTTCGGGCAATCAACGTCAACAAGATGCTTTCTGCAGGATGTACGTTCACCATGTGGGTTGCCGACTGGTTTGCGTGGGCCAACAATAAGCTCGGCGGCGACCTCGACAAAATCCATGTGTGCGGCGAGTACATGATTGAAGTGTGGAAAGCATGCGGCATGGACACAGGCAAGGTGAAGTTTGTCTGGGTTTCAGAGAAGGTCAATGACCCTGAATACTGGAAAATTGTCATGGAAGTTGCCCGGCACTCAACGGTACAGCGTATCCTGCGATGTAGCCAAATCATGGGCCGGAGTGAAAAAGACGTTTTGCAGGCATCACAAATCCTCTACCCTTGCATGCAGTGCGCTGACGTGATGTACCTCGACGTGGACATCTGCCAGCTCGGCATGGACCAGCGGAAAGTCAACGTGCTTGCGCGTGAGCTTGGGCCAAAACTCGGATTCAAAAAGCCCGTCGTTGTTAGCCACCATATGCTCATGGGCCTTGGCCAGCCGCCGAAATCAGACCTTGACTCCATTGAACGCGCCACCGAGCTCAAGATGTCAAAATCAAAGCCACACACCGCCATCTTCATGACTGACACTCCCGATATGGTGCGCGAAAAAATAATGAAAGCCTACTGCCCGGTCGGCGTCACGTTTGAAAATCCGCTCATGGAATACGCAAAATACATCATCTTTCCCAAACAAAACACTCTTTCCCTTACCCGTCCGGCGAAATTCGGCGGCGACATCACACTGCCAACCTATGCAGAACTTGAACAGCTCTACGCTGCCGGAAAACTCCACCCCATGGACCTCAAGACCGCGGTTGCAGAAGCCCTGGTGAATCTGCTCGCGCCGGTGCAGAAGCATTTTGCCAGCGGCAAGCCGCAAAAACTCCTCGAGCAGATACGCTCCTTTGATATCACCCGTTAA